A single genomic interval of Nocardioides nitrophenolicus harbors:
- the hemQ gene encoding hydrogen peroxide-dependent heme synthase encodes MSDQDPQAHLKTNAAKINELNDTIRFTMWSVFRLEQPLGPDDVVRKQETEEVEALLADLAAEDVVVRGVYDVAGLRADADLMVWWHAATSDRLQDAYHRLRRTSFGSRLAPVWSQMALHRPAEFNRSHLPAFLADERAHAYAAVYPFVRSYEWYLLEDAERRRLLAEHGQMARGYPDVRANTVPSFALGDYEWILAFEADDLTRIVDLMRHLRGSETRRHVREEVPFYTGRRIEVADLLARLP; translated from the coding sequence ATGTCGGACCAGGACCCCCAGGCGCACCTCAAGACCAACGCGGCGAAGATCAACGAGCTCAACGACACGATCCGCTTCACCATGTGGTCGGTGTTCCGCCTCGAGCAGCCGCTGGGGCCCGACGACGTGGTCCGCAAGCAGGAGACCGAGGAGGTCGAGGCCCTGCTCGCCGACCTGGCCGCCGAGGACGTCGTCGTCCGGGGCGTCTACGACGTGGCCGGGCTGCGCGCCGACGCCGACCTGATGGTCTGGTGGCACGCCGCGACCAGCGACCGGCTCCAGGACGCCTACCACCGGCTGCGCCGCACCTCCTTCGGGTCGCGGCTCGCGCCGGTCTGGTCGCAGATGGCGCTGCACCGCCCGGCGGAGTTCAACCGGAGCCACCTGCCGGCGTTCCTGGCCGACGAGCGCGCCCACGCGTACGCCGCGGTCTATCCCTTCGTCCGCTCCTACGAGTGGTACCTCCTCGAGGACGCTGAGCGTCGCCGGCTGCTCGCCGAGCACGGCCAGATGGCCCGCGGCTACCCCGACGTGCGGGCCAACACGGTCCCGAGCTTCGCGCTCGGCGACTACGAGTGGATCCTCGCCTTCGAGGCCGACGACCTGACCCGGATCGTCGACCTCATGCGTCACCTGCGCGGCTCGGAGACGCGTCGGCACGTCCGCGAGGAGGTGCCGTTCTACACCGGTCGCCGGATCGAGGTCGCGGACCTGCTGGCCCGGCTGCCCTGA
- a CDS encoding DUF998 domain-containing protein encodes MVTRRLALGLLVLGGLGYADWVLQLVLPVDADLRTSFISELSAPGQPFHELFRLADVVAGLALAAGAALAWRLTRRAAGVWLPLVVLGLCAVFEAAVPLSTSYTFGADLPDPGTGAWWAKVSEPHGVSSFLETVAYLVVLLTCSLALRRDGADRRRLGLAAVGIVAALCGALDAVLTASLLLSGDADYLGLVQRLGVTLTAVWLAVAPTWLLVRAAGPAGPRPRSGDRCRTAPPRGRADASPSRAGDA; translated from the coding sequence ATGGTGACCCGGCGCCTCGCGCTCGGGCTGCTGGTCCTCGGTGGCCTCGGGTACGCCGACTGGGTGCTCCAGCTGGTGCTGCCCGTCGACGCCGACCTCCGCACCAGCTTCATCAGCGAGCTCTCCGCGCCCGGCCAGCCCTTCCACGAGCTGTTCCGGCTCGCCGACGTGGTCGCGGGGCTCGCGCTCGCGGCCGGCGCCGCGCTGGCCTGGCGGCTGACCCGCCGCGCCGCCGGGGTGTGGCTGCCGCTCGTCGTGCTCGGGCTGTGCGCGGTCTTCGAGGCGGCGGTGCCCCTGTCGACGTCGTACACCTTCGGGGCGGACCTCCCGGACCCCGGCACCGGCGCCTGGTGGGCCAAGGTGAGCGAGCCGCACGGTGTGTCCAGCTTCCTGGAGACGGTCGCCTATCTCGTCGTGCTGCTCACCTGCAGCCTGGCGCTGCGGCGCGACGGCGCGGACCGGCGCCGGCTGGGCCTGGCCGCCGTGGGGATCGTCGCGGCGCTCTGCGGCGCCCTCGACGCCGTGCTCACCGCGTCGCTGCTCCTCAGCGGGGACGCGGACTACCTCGGGCTGGTGCAGCGGCTCGGCGTCACCCTGACCGCGGTGTGGCTGGCGGTGGCGCCGACGTGGCTGCTGGTCAGGGCAGCCGGGCCAGCAGGTCCGCGACCTCGATCCGGCGACCGGTGTAGAACGGCACCTCCTCGCGGACGTGCCGACGCGTCTCCGAGCCGCGCAGGTGACGCATGA
- the lysX gene encoding bifunctional lysylphosphatidylglycerol synthetase/lysine--tRNA ligase LysX: MSRSLAAGAAGSRSTGARRLLTETVPRLSATVVACWAALCAVVALFPALRHALWHPLMFVSENVLLILPNLAYATFLALLAAALSTGKRAGWRILVVVLVVNLADAAGEITVRPRSSVAIAVATLLLVVVLLSRNGYQTRVRSRSVLKAVAVLVPCLLLSIGLGFLLLELFHGTLPSDQRLLWSLNRATGGVIGPRAFDGRPAEWVSDLIGFLGGVSLLGAFAVVFQSQALRATLTAPEERAVRTLLDEYGRHDSLGYFATRRDKAAVFSEDGRAAVLHRVEVGVCLASGDPVGDTGSWPDAIARWQRLARDHGWSPAVLGASERGAHQYERAGLTALQLGDEAIIEVAEFNRRRPGLPTIQRAVRRARRHGVTVRIRRHHQVPAAELDEIRRLADAWRGDEPERGFSMALGRLGDPADGDCLLAEALAPDGSVLALLSFVPWGRSGISLDLMRRDPNGPNGVIEYLVSMLAEQGAEHRVARISLNFAVLRSVFEEGGRIGAGPLLRGWRRVLLVLSRWWQLEALYRSNVKYEPAWFPRFLCYDDARMIPRVGVAAGIAEGFIDIPERIRTRRPLQPEHLSPERAEEIVAAVAAHQELRARGRRRPEQVRIRMERMAAMAAAGRAPYPAAGARPSATAAALAADDGTAVTVAGRLVALRDHGGVVFAELRDWHGSVQCVLQAADLGPDLARFVGDCDLGDLVELRGTVGASRSGERSVLATSWRMLAKCLHPLPGRVNGPLAPELRVRQRQLDLAMSDDAREHLRRRAQVLRGIRETLHRQDYLEVETPVLHTVHGGANARPFTTYSNAYDLPLSLRIAPELYLKRLCVGGVERVYELGRVFRNEGADRTHNPEFTTLEAYAAHGDYTTMRRLCQELVTAAAIAVHGRPLLVHRDADGGARELAVDGAWAVRTVHGAVSEAIGVPVDWATPAEELRALAGVHGIAAGELSADQIVLELYEALVEPTTVAPTFYTDFPTSVCPLTRARDDNPALAERWDLVVLGMELATAYSELTDPVEQRRRLEQQSLLAAGGDPEAMVTDEQFLQALELGMPPTGGLGMGVDRLLMLLSGDPIRSTVTFPLVRPDAEETAW; encoded by the coding sequence GTGTCCCGCTCCCTGGCCGCCGGCGCCGCCGGCTCGCGGTCCACCGGCGCCCGCCGGCTGCTCACCGAGACGGTCCCGCGGCTGAGCGCGACCGTGGTCGCCTGCTGGGCAGCGCTGTGCGCCGTCGTCGCGCTGTTCCCCGCCCTGCGGCACGCGCTGTGGCACCCGCTCATGTTCGTCAGCGAGAACGTCCTGCTGATCCTGCCCAACCTGGCGTATGCGACCTTCCTGGCACTGCTCGCCGCGGCGTTGAGCACCGGCAAGCGCGCGGGATGGCGGATCCTGGTCGTCGTCCTGGTCGTCAACCTGGCCGACGCCGCGGGCGAGATCACGGTGCGGCCCCGCAGCAGCGTCGCGATCGCGGTGGCGACCCTGCTGCTCGTCGTGGTGCTGCTGTCCCGCAACGGCTACCAGACCCGGGTCCGGTCCCGCTCGGTGCTGAAGGCGGTCGCCGTCCTGGTGCCCTGCCTGCTGCTGAGCATCGGGCTCGGCTTCCTCCTGCTCGAGCTCTTCCACGGCACGCTGCCGTCCGACCAGCGGCTGCTCTGGTCGCTCAACCGGGCCACCGGTGGCGTGATCGGGCCGCGGGCATTCGACGGCCGCCCGGCGGAGTGGGTCAGCGACCTGATCGGCTTCCTCGGCGGAGTCTCGCTGCTGGGCGCGTTCGCCGTCGTGTTCCAGTCTCAGGCACTCCGGGCCACCCTGACCGCGCCCGAGGAGCGGGCGGTGCGCACCCTGCTCGACGAGTACGGCCGCCATGACTCGCTCGGCTACTTCGCGACCCGTCGCGACAAGGCGGCGGTGTTCTCCGAGGACGGGCGGGCGGCGGTGCTGCACCGGGTCGAGGTCGGGGTGTGCCTGGCCAGCGGCGACCCGGTCGGCGACACCGGCTCCTGGCCCGACGCGATCGCGCGCTGGCAGCGGCTGGCCCGCGACCACGGCTGGTCGCCCGCCGTCCTGGGCGCCAGCGAGCGCGGCGCCCACCAGTACGAGCGCGCCGGCCTGACCGCGCTCCAGCTCGGCGACGAGGCGATCATCGAGGTCGCCGAGTTCAACCGGCGCCGCCCCGGGCTGCCCACCATCCAGCGCGCCGTACGCCGGGCGCGCCGGCACGGCGTGACGGTCCGGATCCGGCGCCACCACCAGGTCCCGGCCGCGGAGCTGGACGAGATCCGCCGGCTGGCCGACGCCTGGCGCGGCGACGAGCCCGAGCGCGGGTTCTCGATGGCACTCGGCCGCCTCGGCGACCCGGCCGACGGCGACTGCCTGCTCGCCGAGGCGCTCGCACCCGACGGCTCGGTGCTGGCCCTGCTGTCGTTCGTGCCGTGGGGCAGGTCCGGCATCTCCCTCGACCTGATGCGCCGGGACCCGAACGGCCCCAACGGCGTGATCGAGTACCTGGTCAGCATGCTCGCCGAGCAGGGCGCCGAGCACCGCGTCGCGCGGATCTCGCTGAACTTCGCGGTGCTGCGCTCGGTCTTCGAGGAGGGCGGGCGGATCGGCGCCGGCCCGCTGCTCCGCGGCTGGCGCCGGGTGCTCCTCGTCCTGTCGCGCTGGTGGCAGCTCGAGGCGCTCTACCGCTCCAACGTGAAGTACGAGCCCGCGTGGTTCCCGCGCTTCCTCTGCTACGACGACGCCCGGATGATCCCGCGCGTGGGCGTGGCCGCGGGGATCGCGGAGGGCTTCATCGACATCCCGGAGCGGATCCGGACCCGCCGGCCCCTGCAGCCCGAGCATCTGTCCCCCGAGCGCGCCGAGGAGATCGTGGCCGCGGTCGCGGCCCATCAGGAGCTGCGGGCGCGGGGCCGCCGGCGTCCCGAGCAGGTCCGGATCAGGATGGAGCGGATGGCGGCGATGGCCGCGGCGGGCCGCGCCCCCTATCCCGCCGCTGGGGCGCGCCCCAGCGCGACCGCGGCCGCGCTCGCCGCCGACGACGGAACGGCGGTCACCGTGGCGGGGCGGCTGGTGGCGCTGCGCGACCACGGCGGCGTGGTCTTCGCCGAGCTGCGCGACTGGCACGGCTCGGTCCAGTGCGTGCTGCAGGCCGCCGACCTCGGGCCGGACCTGGCCCGGTTCGTCGGCGACTGCGACCTGGGCGACCTCGTCGAGCTGCGCGGGACGGTCGGCGCCAGCCGCAGCGGCGAGCGCTCGGTGCTCGCCACCTCCTGGCGGATGCTCGCGAAGTGCCTGCACCCGCTGCCCGGACGGGTGAACGGCCCGCTCGCGCCCGAGCTCCGGGTGCGCCAGCGCCAGCTCGACCTCGCGATGAGCGACGACGCGCGCGAGCACCTCCGCCGCCGGGCCCAGGTGCTGCGCGGGATCCGCGAGACGCTGCACCGCCAGGACTACCTCGAGGTCGAGACGCCGGTGCTGCACACCGTCCACGGCGGGGCCAACGCGCGGCCGTTCACGACCTACAGCAACGCCTACGACCTCCCGCTGTCGCTGCGCATCGCGCCCGAGCTCTACCTCAAGCGGCTGTGCGTCGGCGGGGTGGAGCGGGTCTACGAGCTGGGCCGGGTGTTCCGCAACGAGGGCGCCGACCGGACCCACAATCCCGAGTTCACCACGCTCGAGGCCTACGCCGCCCACGGCGACTACACCACGATGCGCCGGCTGTGCCAGGAGCTGGTCACCGCCGCCGCCATCGCGGTCCACGGCCGTCCGCTGCTGGTCCACCGCGACGCCGACGGCGGAGCGCGGGAGCTCGCCGTCGACGGCGCCTGGGCGGTGCGCACGGTGCACGGCGCGGTCTCGGAGGCGATCGGCGTACCGGTGGACTGGGCGACGCCGGCCGAGGAGCTGCGCGCGCTGGCCGGCGTCCACGGCATCGCCGCGGGCGAGCTGAGCGCCGACCAGATCGTGCTCGAGCTCTACGAGGCGCTGGTGGAGCCCACCACCGTCGCCCCCACCTTCTACACCGACTTCCCGACCTCGGTCTGCCCGCTGACCCGCGCCCGCGACGACAACCCCGCGCTCGCCGAGCGCTGGGACCTGGTCGTGCTCGGCATGGAGCTCGCGACGGCGTACAGCGAGCTCACCGACCCGGTCGAGCAGCGCCGGCGGCTCGAGCAGCAGTCTTTGCTCGCCGCCGGCGGGGACCCCGAGGCGATGGTGACCGACGAGCAGTTCCTCCAGGCGCTGGAGCTCGGCATGCCACCGACCGGCGGCCTCGGGATGGGCGTCGACCGGCTGCTCATGCTGCTCTCGGGCGACCCGATCCGCTCGACCGTCACCTTCCCGCTCGTCCGTCCCGACGCCGAGGAGACCGCATGGTGA
- a CDS encoding cysteine dioxygenase produces the protein MTQLAVLPLLEVVRNHAADPDLHHLLEHDPHERSWIRLLTTDDYELWLISWPAGAATDWHDHGSSSGAFTVLEGRLTEHTFDGGLRLIDLGPGDGRAFGAGYAHDVRNATDEPALSLHAYSPRLHTMTRFKFHGDRLEALGVERAGEEW, from the coding sequence ATGACCCAGCTCGCCGTCCTGCCCCTGCTCGAGGTCGTCCGCAACCACGCGGCCGACCCCGACCTGCACCACCTGCTCGAGCACGATCCCCACGAGCGCTCGTGGATCCGTCTGCTCACCACCGACGACTACGAGCTCTGGCTGATCTCGTGGCCCGCCGGCGCCGCCACCGACTGGCACGACCACGGCTCCTCGTCCGGTGCCTTCACGGTCCTCGAGGGCCGGCTCACCGAGCACACCTTCGACGGCGGGCTCCGGCTGATCGACCTCGGTCCCGGCGACGGCAGGGCGTTCGGCGCGGGCTACGCGCACGACGTCCGCAACGCGACCGACGAGCCGGCCCTCTCGCTGCACGCGTACTCCCCGCGGCTGCACACGATGACCCGGTTCAAGTTCCACGGCGACCGGCTCGAGGCGCTCGGCGTCGAGCGCGCGGGGGAGGAGTGGTGA
- a CDS encoding rhodanese-like domain-containing protein encodes MSALAPVPTPVRYDGVDALLADARSRLDRISARAAFQELVALGAVLVDIRPAAQRAREGEVARSLPVLVVERNVLEWRFDPRSDARLPEASYDLRVIVLCQEGYTSSLAADALRSIGVERATDVVGGFAAWRAAGMPVSGLAA; translated from the coding sequence GTGAGCGCCCTCGCCCCCGTCCCCACCCCCGTCAGGTACGACGGCGTCGACGCCCTGCTCGCCGACGCCCGGTCCCGGCTGGACCGGATCAGCGCCCGCGCCGCCTTCCAGGAGCTGGTGGCCCTCGGTGCCGTGCTCGTCGACATCCGGCCCGCCGCGCAGCGGGCCCGGGAGGGCGAGGTGGCGCGCTCGCTGCCGGTCCTCGTGGTCGAGCGCAATGTGCTCGAGTGGCGCTTCGACCCGCGCAGCGACGCCCGGCTGCCGGAGGCGTCGTACGACCTGCGGGTGATCGTGCTGTGCCAGGAGGGCTACACCTCCTCGCTCGCCGCGGACGCGCTGCGCAGCATCGGCGTCGAGCGCGCGACCGACGTGGTGGGCGGCTTCGCGGCCTGGCGCGCGGCCGGCATGCCCGTCTCGGGGCTCGCTGCCTGA
- the msrB gene encoding peptide-methionine (R)-S-oxide reductase MsrB, producing MAYEVEKTDEEWRAELTPEEYQVLRQAGTERAFTGEYTDTETTGVYRCKACQAKLFESDTKFHSGCGWPSFYQPISDTIEYLEDNSHGMKRVEVRCANCGSHLGHVFPDGYGTPTGDRYCINSISLSLEPADPASPA from the coding sequence ATGGCATACGAGGTCGAGAAGACGGACGAGGAGTGGCGTGCCGAGCTCACGCCCGAGGAGTACCAGGTGCTCCGCCAGGCCGGCACCGAGCGCGCCTTCACCGGTGAGTACACCGACACCGAGACGACGGGCGTCTACCGCTGCAAGGCCTGTCAGGCCAAGCTCTTCGAGTCCGACACGAAGTTCCACTCCGGCTGCGGCTGGCCGAGCTTCTACCAGCCGATCAGCGACACGATCGAGTACCTCGAGGACAACTCCCACGGCATGAAGCGGGTCGAGGTGCGCTGCGCCAACTGCGGCTCGCACCTCGGCCACGTCTTCCCCGACGGCTACGGCACGCCCACCGGCGACCGCTACTGCATCAACTCGATCAGTCTCAGCCTCGAGCCGGCCGACCCGGCTTCCCCGGCCTGA
- a CDS encoding TetR/AcrR family transcriptional regulator codes for MPGRPRTTRRATHSLDQIVDAAIAMLDREGAGGLTLRGLAAELGGGLGSVYWYVAGKAELLDLACDTLVGRALEAVDVPTPPMEVELDTDDPVVLEAAATVRRISLALFAQIDEHPWLAGQSQLGTGNRPNGLRVWEQVGRALATMGLSPRQQFHGSTAITGYVGGVGAAMAAQDEAADLTLSKEEQFDRLVARWQGEEYDELPWIRSMTEQFRRHDDLAQFAAGLDLLILGLVRQAVRPGKPGRPARG; via the coding sequence ATGCCAGGACGCCCCCGGACGACCCGTCGCGCGACCCATTCGCTCGACCAGATCGTCGACGCCGCGATCGCGATGCTCGACCGCGAGGGGGCCGGCGGCCTCACCCTGCGCGGACTGGCCGCGGAGCTGGGCGGCGGCCTCGGCAGCGTCTACTGGTACGTCGCCGGCAAGGCCGAGCTGCTCGACCTGGCCTGCGACACGCTGGTCGGGCGCGCCCTGGAAGCGGTCGACGTACCCACGCCGCCGATGGAGGTCGAGCTCGACACCGACGACCCGGTCGTCCTGGAGGCGGCCGCGACGGTCCGCCGGATCTCACTGGCGCTGTTCGCGCAGATAGACGAGCACCCCTGGCTCGCCGGCCAGTCCCAGCTCGGCACCGGGAACCGCCCCAACGGGCTGCGGGTGTGGGAGCAGGTCGGCCGGGCGCTCGCGACGATGGGACTCTCGCCGCGCCAGCAGTTCCACGGCAGCACCGCGATCACCGGCTATGTCGGCGGCGTGGGCGCCGCGATGGCGGCGCAGGACGAAGCGGCCGACCTGACCCTCTCCAAGGAGGAGCAGTTCGACCGCCTCGTGGCCCGCTGGCAGGGCGAGGAGTACGACGAGCTCCCGTGGATCCGCTCCATGACCGAGCAGTTCCGCCGGCACGACGACCTCGCCCAGTTCGCCGCCGGCCTGGACCTGCTGATCCTGGGCCTGGTCCGCCAGGCGGTCAGGCCGGGGAAGCCGGGTCGGCCGGCTCGAGGCTGA